From one Nonomuraea polychroma genomic stretch:
- a CDS encoding glucose-6-phosphate isomerase, which yields MDVLYRDEKVASAASSVAGRLVADGAPARLAAGDPTVWGEDAEAGAAGPPLRASRELLPDMGRLAEQARAAGLTNVVLAATGAAALAAEVICDTADVPLTVLDTSDPGQLRRALADPLESTIVVAAGSAVETECCLLIYEELFAQAGIEAAERIVAVADPRSPLGQRALERGYRLVPPTGPDAASPVGGPGPALPGDVQGGAGQPADGQGLAGLRARGLGAALSAAALVPSALAGADVARLLDDAEEVLPLLSRDSGNPGLALGAALGGAALGGRDKLLLEDQLSAIAGLPDWIEALVAESTGKHGKGILPVVGADPNRSHDELVIAIESDVGDVRVEGPLGAQFLVWEYAAATAALLLDVDPADRPDVTEPADNAAALLALPELPAGAPALVDGPVEVYGPVTAKDLPGVFIELLHAIPADGYLAVTAYLDRLAAFDAPVPDGADFEQMTDAWMMADPATLRALLALRTDRPVTFGWGPRSWHATGQYHKGGPQNGVFLQITGAVAEDVTVPGKPYTLGRLQLAQALGDLESLETRGRPAVRLHLTDRAAGVAHLLAAAQEV from the coding sequence ATGGACGTGCTCTACCGCGACGAGAAGGTGGCCTCGGCCGCCTCCTCCGTCGCGGGGCGCCTCGTCGCCGACGGCGCGCCCGCGCGGCTCGCCGCCGGCGACCCCACGGTGTGGGGTGAGGACGCCGAGGCGGGGGCGGCCGGACCGCCGCTCCGCGCCTCTCGCGAGCTGCTGCCCGACATGGGCAGGCTCGCGGAGCAGGCTCGTGCCGCGGGCCTGACGAACGTGGTGCTGGCCGCGACGGGCGCCGCGGCACTGGCGGCTGAGGTGATCTGCGACACCGCCGACGTGCCGCTCACCGTGCTCGACACCTCCGACCCCGGACAGCTGCGGCGGGCGCTGGCCGATCCGCTGGAGTCCACGATCGTGGTGGCGGCGGGCAGTGCCGTGGAGACCGAGTGCTGCCTGCTCATTTACGAAGAGCTGTTCGCGCAGGCGGGCATCGAGGCCGCGGAGCGCATCGTGGCCGTCGCCGATCCCCGCTCACCGCTGGGACAGCGGGCCCTGGAGCGCGGCTACCGCCTGGTGCCGCCGACCGGCCCCGACGCGGCATCGCCGGTCGGCGGTCCCGGACCGGCACTGCCGGGGGACGTCCAGGGCGGCGCCGGGCAGCCGGCGGACGGGCAGGGCCTCGCGGGGCTGCGGGCGCGCGGCCTCGGTGCGGCGCTGTCGGCCGCGGCGCTGGTGCCCAGTGCGCTGGCGGGCGCCGATGTGGCGCGGCTGCTCGACGACGCCGAGGAGGTGCTGCCGCTGTTGTCGCGGGACAGCGGCAACCCCGGGCTCGCGCTCGGGGCGGCGCTCGGCGGCGCGGCACTCGGCGGCCGCGACAAGCTGCTGCTGGAGGACCAGCTCTCCGCCATCGCCGGGCTGCCTGACTGGATCGAGGCGCTCGTGGCCGAGTCCACCGGCAAGCACGGCAAGGGGATCCTGCCTGTCGTCGGCGCCGACCCCAACCGCTCCCACGACGAGCTGGTCATCGCCATCGAGTCCGACGTCGGCGACGTGCGCGTGGAGGGGCCGCTGGGCGCGCAGTTCCTGGTCTGGGAGTACGCCGCCGCCACCGCCGCGCTGCTGCTGGACGTCGACCCGGCCGACCGGCCCGACGTGACCGAGCCCGCGGACAACGCAGCCGCCCTGCTGGCCCTGCCCGAGCTGCCTGCCGGCGCGCCCGCGCTGGTGGACGGCCCGGTCGAGGTGTACGGGCCGGTGACGGCCAAGGACCTCCCCGGGGTGTTCATCGAGCTGCTGCACGCGATACCGGCCGACGGCTACCTGGCGGTGACCGCCTACCTGGACAGGCTGGCGGCCTTCGACGCGCCGGTGCCGGACGGCGCCGACTTCGAGCAGATGACCGACGCCTGGATGATGGCCGACCCGGCCACGCTGCGGGCGTTGCTGGCGCTGCGTACCGACAGGCCGGTGACGTTCGGGTGGGGGCCGCGATCGTGGCACGCGACCGGGCAATACCACAAGGGCGGGCCCCAGAACGGGGTGTTCCTGCAGATCACCGGGGCGGTGGCGGAGGACGTCACGGTCCCGGGCAAGCCTTACACGCTGGGGCGTCTCCAGCTCGCCCAGGCGCTCGGCGACCTGGAGTCGCTCGAAACGCGCGGACGGCCCGCCGTACGCCTGCATTTGACCGACCGCGCGGCAGGAGTCGCGCACCTGCTCGCAGCAGCACAGGAGGTTTGA
- the tal gene encoding transaldolase, producing the protein MSEILNKLSGQGVAIWLDDISRERLRSGNLEQLIREKNVVGVTSNPTIFAGALSKGDAYDQQLHDLAIRGVSVDEAVRAITAYDIRWACDVLRPVFDATGGVDGRVSLEVDPRLAHESEKTVAEARALWWMVDRPNLFIKIPATLEGLPAITQAISEGISVNVTLIFSLERYRAVMDAWLAGLEAAQAKGLNLATIESVASFFVSRVDTEIDKRLDKLGKPELNGQAGVANARLAYAAYEDVMNTERWQRLRSAGARPQRPLWASTGVKNPEYPDTLYVDQLVAPGTVNTMPEKTLDSTADHANITGDTIRPFYEDAWNTMAALKEAGVDYDDVVKVLEEEGVQKFEASWNELLESVSKNLVP; encoded by the coding sequence ATGAGCGAGATCCTCAACAAGCTGTCCGGCCAGGGCGTGGCCATCTGGCTCGACGACATCAGCCGTGAGCGACTGCGCAGCGGCAACCTGGAGCAGCTGATCAGGGAGAAGAACGTCGTCGGGGTCACCTCAAACCCGACGATCTTCGCCGGCGCGCTCAGCAAGGGCGACGCCTACGACCAACAGCTGCACGACCTGGCGATCCGCGGCGTCAGTGTGGACGAGGCCGTGCGCGCGATCACGGCCTACGACATCCGCTGGGCCTGTGACGTGCTGCGCCCCGTCTTCGATGCCACCGGCGGCGTGGACGGCCGCGTGTCGCTGGAGGTGGACCCGCGTCTGGCCCACGAGAGCGAGAAGACCGTGGCCGAGGCCCGGGCGCTGTGGTGGATGGTGGACCGGCCCAACCTGTTCATCAAGATCCCGGCGACCCTGGAGGGCCTGCCGGCGATCACGCAGGCCATCTCCGAGGGCATCAGCGTCAACGTCACGCTGATCTTCTCGCTGGAGCGTTACCGCGCGGTCATGGACGCCTGGCTCGCCGGCCTGGAGGCCGCGCAGGCCAAGGGGCTCAACCTGGCCACGATCGAGTCGGTGGCCTCGTTCTTCGTCAGCCGGGTCGACACCGAGATCGACAAGCGGCTGGACAAGCTGGGCAAGCCGGAGCTGAACGGCCAGGCGGGCGTGGCCAACGCGCGGCTGGCGTACGCGGCGTACGAGGACGTCATGAACACCGAGCGGTGGCAGCGGCTGCGCTCGGCCGGCGCCCGGCCGCAGCGCCCGCTGTGGGCCTCGACCGGTGTGAAGAACCCGGAATACCCCGACACGCTCTACGTCGACCAGCTCGTCGCCCCCGGCACCGTCAACACGATGCCGGAGAAGACGCTCGACTCGACCGCCGACCACGCCAACATCACCGGTGACACCATCCGGCCGTTCTACGAGGACGCCTGGAACACCATGGCCGCTCTCAAGGAGGCCGGCGTCGACTACGACGACGTGGTGAAGGTGCTGGAGGAGGAGGGCGTGCAGAAGTTCGAGGCGTCCTGGAACGAGCTGCTCGAGAGCGTCAGCAAGAACCTGGTTCCGTGA
- the tkt gene encoding transketolase has translation MPALDWTDLDKQAVDVIRALAMDAVEKAGSGHPGTAMSLAPAAYLLFQRVMRHDPTDPNWIGRDRFVLSCGHTSLTLYIQLYLSGYGLTLDDLRRLRQWDSLTPGHPEYGHTAGVETTTGPLGQGLGNAVGMAMAARRERGLFDPDAELGASPFDHHIWCFVSDGDIEEGISHEASSLAGHQKLGNLIVVWDDNHISIEDDTLIAKSEDVVKRYEAYGWHTESVDWTAGDNYHEDVQALYDALEAAKAETDRPSFIRLRTIIGWPAPNKRNTGKIHGSALGEAEVAATKEVLGMDPAKTFDVPAGVLAHAREVAQRGRATHAEWEKGYAEWRLANPERAEELDRISHRELPNGWYRALPSFEAGASMATRKASGEVLSALAPVLPELWGGSADLAESNNTTMKGEPSFIPEEYQTKEFPGNRYGRTLHFGIREHAMGAILNGIALHGGTRPYGGTFLVFSDYMRPAVRLAALMKLPVTYVWTHDSIGLGEDGPTHQPIEHLWALRAIPGLDVVRPADANETAYAWKAVLQHKDRPAALALTRQNLPVYEGTSADGVARGGYVLREASDGQPRVIIIATGSEVEIAVAGRELLEGQGIPTRVVSMPCVEWFNGQDSAYRQTVLPSSIRARVAVEAGVALGWHQFVGECGEVVSLEHFGASAPYKTVYEQFGLTPERVAAAAHASLAKLGQEKGETTGN, from the coding sequence GTGCCAGCCCTTGACTGGACCGACCTGGACAAGCAGGCGGTCGACGTCATCCGAGCCCTGGCGATGGACGCAGTGGAGAAGGCGGGCTCGGGTCATCCCGGCACCGCCATGAGCCTGGCCCCCGCCGCATACTTGCTGTTCCAGCGTGTGATGCGCCATGACCCCACCGATCCCAACTGGATCGGCCGGGACCGTTTCGTGTTGTCGTGCGGCCACACCAGCCTGACGCTCTATATCCAGCTCTACCTTTCCGGCTACGGGCTGACCCTCGACGACCTCAGGCGGCTGCGCCAGTGGGACAGCCTCACCCCCGGCCACCCCGAGTACGGCCACACCGCGGGTGTCGAGACCACGACGGGTCCGCTCGGCCAGGGCCTGGGCAACGCGGTCGGCATGGCGATGGCCGCCCGCCGCGAGCGCGGCCTTTTCGACCCCGACGCCGAGCTCGGCGCCTCGCCGTTCGACCACCACATCTGGTGCTTCGTCAGCGACGGCGACATCGAGGAGGGCATCAGCCACGAGGCCAGTTCCCTCGCCGGCCACCAGAAGCTCGGCAACCTCATCGTCGTGTGGGACGACAACCACATCTCCATCGAGGACGACACGCTGATCGCCAAGTCCGAGGACGTGGTCAAGCGCTACGAGGCCTACGGCTGGCACACGGAGAGCGTCGACTGGACCGCCGGCGACAACTACCACGAGGACGTGCAGGCTCTCTACGACGCGCTGGAGGCGGCCAAGGCCGAGACCGACCGGCCGTCGTTCATCCGGCTGCGCACGATCATCGGCTGGCCCGCCCCCAACAAGCGCAACACCGGCAAGATCCACGGTTCGGCCCTGGGCGAGGCGGAGGTCGCCGCCACCAAGGAAGTCCTGGGCATGGACCCGGCCAAGACCTTCGACGTGCCGGCCGGCGTGCTCGCGCACGCCCGCGAGGTGGCCCAGCGCGGCCGCGCCACGCACGCCGAGTGGGAGAAGGGCTACGCCGAATGGCGCCTGGCCAACCCCGAGCGCGCCGAGGAGCTCGACCGCATCTCCCACCGCGAGCTGCCGAACGGCTGGTACCGGGCGCTGCCGTCGTTCGAGGCGGGCGCGTCGATGGCCACGCGCAAGGCGTCGGGCGAGGTGCTGAGCGCGCTGGCGCCGGTGCTGCCCGAGCTGTGGGGCGGCTCGGCCGACCTGGCCGAGTCCAACAACACCACGATGAAGGGCGAGCCGTCCTTCATCCCGGAGGAATACCAGACCAAGGAGTTCCCCGGTAACCGTTACGGCCGCACGCTGCACTTCGGCATCCGCGAGCACGCCATGGGCGCCATTCTCAACGGCATCGCCCTGCACGGCGGCACCCGCCCGTACGGCGGCACGTTCCTCGTCTTCTCCGACTACATGCGCCCGGCGGTGCGTCTCGCCGCGCTGATGAAGCTGCCGGTCACCTACGTGTGGACGCACGACTCCATCGGCCTGGGCGAGGACGGCCCCACCCACCAGCCGATCGAGCACCTGTGGGCGCTGCGCGCGATCCCGGGCCTCGACGTGGTGCGCCCCGCTGACGCCAACGAGACCGCGTACGCGTGGAAGGCCGTGCTCCAGCACAAGGACCGGCCCGCCGCGCTCGCGCTGACCCGGCAGAACCTGCCGGTGTACGAGGGCACCAGCGCCGACGGCGTGGCCCGCGGCGGCTACGTGCTGCGTGAGGCGTCCGACGGCCAGCCCAGGGTCATCATCATCGCCACCGGCAGCGAGGTGGAGATCGCCGTGGCGGGCCGTGAGCTGCTCGAGGGGCAGGGCATCCCCACGCGAGTCGTCTCCATGCCGTGTGTGGAGTGGTTCAACGGGCAGGATTCCGCATACAGGCAGACCGTCCTGCCGTCGTCGATCAGGGCTCGGGTCGCGGTCGAGGCGGGCGTCGCGCTCGGCTGGCACCAGTTCGTCGGCGAATGCGGCGAGGTGGTCAGCCTCGAACACTTCGGTGCGTCCGCCCCGTACAAGACTGTGTACGAGCAGTTCGGGCTGACGCCCGAGCGCGTGGCGGCGGCGGCACATGCGAGCCTGGCCAAGCTTGGTCAGGAAAAAGGCGAGACGACGGGAAACTGA
- a CDS encoding heme o synthase, with the protein MTVLTNRQATAPSPQVEAPRSIGMIVKAYIALTKPRIIELLLITTLPVMFLAAGGLPPLWTSISVMVFGTLSAGSANALNCYVDRDIDQKMRRTRRRPLARHQVSPRGALIFGIVLGVLSTVGLWVTTNWLAALLSTGAILFYVLVYSMILKRRTAQNIVWGGIAGCMPVMIGWAGITERLDWAPLVLFGVVFFWTPPHTWTLAMRYKEDYAAAKVPMLPVVATERRVILESIAYTWATVLCSLLLWPVANTTLFYPVVAAALGVMCLWEVHRLLARLNAGKTGVDLRPMRFFHWSNAYLALLFLAVAIDPLLA; encoded by the coding sequence TTGACGGTGCTGACCAACAGGCAGGCGACGGCGCCATCTCCGCAGGTGGAGGCGCCGCGCTCGATCGGCATGATCGTCAAGGCCTACATCGCGCTCACCAAGCCGCGGATCATCGAGCTGCTGCTGATCACCACGCTGCCGGTGATGTTCCTCGCGGCCGGCGGCCTGCCACCGCTGTGGACGTCCATCTCGGTCATGGTGTTCGGCACCCTCTCGGCGGGCAGCGCCAACGCGCTCAACTGCTACGTGGACCGCGACATCGACCAGAAGATGCGCCGCACCCGCCGCCGCCCGCTGGCCAGGCACCAGGTGTCGCCGAGGGGAGCGCTGATCTTCGGGATCGTGCTCGGCGTGCTGTCCACGGTCGGGTTGTGGGTCACCACCAACTGGCTGGCGGCCCTGCTGTCCACCGGGGCGATCCTGTTCTACGTGCTGGTTTACTCGATGATCCTCAAGCGGCGCACGGCCCAGAACATCGTGTGGGGCGGCATCGCGGGCTGCATGCCGGTGATGATCGGCTGGGCGGGCATCACCGAGCGGCTGGACTGGGCGCCGCTGGTGCTGTTCGGGGTGGTGTTCTTCTGGACGCCCCCGCACACCTGGACGCTGGCCATGCGCTACAAGGAGGACTACGCGGCGGCCAAGGTGCCGATGTTGCCGGTCGTGGCCACCGAGCGGCGGGTCATCCTGGAGTCCATCGCCTACACGTGGGCGACGGTGCTGTGCTCGCTGTTGTTGTGGCCGGTGGCGAACACCACGCTGTTCTACCCGGTCGTGGCGGCCGCGCTGGGCGTGATGTGCCTGTGGGAGGTGCACCGCCTGCTGGCCCGGCTCAACGCCGGCAAGACGGGCGTCGATCTGCGGCCCATGCGCTTCTTCCACTGGTCCAACGCCTACCTGGCGCTGCTCTTCCTCGCCGTCGCCATCGACCCGCTGCTGGCCTGA
- a CDS encoding glucose-6-phosphate dehydrogenase assembly protein OpcA, with product MTTFMLSDTTAGKISAQLMHLRHQMGAPAIGMVLTLVVVCEERDQYDALRAATEAAREHPSRILVVINREVDEPIRLDAELRIGESTPGEVVVLRLYGELTQHADSVVSPLLLPDTPVVVWWPGKAPDAPSKDAIGALAQRRITDARGFADGGVTSLVTRAKGYARGDTDLAWARLTPWRSLLAAAFDQPMGKVRKGVVEASTGNPSAPLLASWLSERLGAPIKVADSAGPGLTAVRLQLGEGELAVVRTDARLATLSRPGQPDRNVALARRHTSELMAEELRRLDSDEIYEAAVKRFARTYKG from the coding sequence GTGACGACCTTTATGCTGTCGGACACGACGGCGGGGAAGATCTCGGCGCAGCTCATGCACCTGCGCCACCAGATGGGCGCGCCCGCCATCGGCATGGTGCTGACGCTCGTGGTGGTCTGCGAGGAGCGCGACCAGTACGACGCGCTCCGCGCCGCCACCGAGGCGGCCCGCGAGCACCCCTCGCGCATCCTCGTGGTGATCAACCGTGAGGTCGACGAGCCCATCAGGCTCGACGCCGAGCTGCGCATCGGCGAGTCCACGCCGGGCGAGGTCGTGGTGCTGCGCCTGTACGGCGAGCTGACCCAGCACGCCGACTCGGTGGTCAGCCCGCTGCTGCTGCCCGACACGCCGGTCGTGGTGTGGTGGCCGGGCAAGGCCCCGGACGCGCCCTCCAAGGACGCGATCGGCGCGCTGGCGCAGCGCCGGATCACCGACGCCAGGGGCTTCGCCGACGGCGGCGTCACGTCGCTGGTGACCAGGGCCAAGGGGTACGCCCGCGGCGACACCGACCTGGCGTGGGCCCGCCTGACGCCGTGGCGCAGCCTGCTGGCGGCCGCGTTCGACCAGCCGATGGGCAAGGTCCGCAAGGGCGTCGTGGAGGCCTCGACGGGCAATCCGAGCGCGCCGTTGCTCGCCTCCTGGCTGTCGGAGCGGCTCGGCGCGCCCATCAAGGTCGCCGACTCGGCCGGCCCCGGTCTCACCGCCGTACGCCTGCAGCTGGGCGAGGGCGAGCTGGCCGTGGTCAGGACCGACGCCCGGCTGGCCACGCTGTCGCGGCCCGGCCAGCCGGACCGGAACGTGGCCCTGGCCAGGCGGCACACCTCGGAGCTGATGGCCGAGGAACTGCGCAGGCTCGACAGTGACGAGATCTACGAGGCGGCGGTCAAGCGGTTCGCCCGTACCTACAAGGGGTGA
- the pgl gene encoding 6-phosphogluconolactonase, protein MSVPTIVVHRNADVLANAVAARIITRLVDVQSAKGSASIVLTGGTVGIATLAAIAATPARDAVDWRRLDIWWGDERFVPAGDKERNETGARDALLDHVDVDPERVHVMRGPDSGMTAEESADAYAAELRAAARPEDHGPVPNFDVMLLGMGPDAHVASLFPGMPALYDTRPVVAVHGSPKPPPTRISLTLPAIQAAREVWVVAAGEEKSGAVRLALSHSGPVQVPAAGARGRGRTLFLLDRAAAGKIPPGLGRLSSP, encoded by the coding sequence GTGAGCGTCCCCACCATCGTCGTCCACCGCAACGCCGACGTCCTGGCCAACGCGGTGGCCGCCCGGATCATCACCCGCCTGGTCGACGTGCAGTCGGCCAAGGGGTCGGCCTCGATCGTGCTGACCGGCGGCACGGTCGGCATCGCCACGCTGGCGGCCATCGCCGCCACACCGGCACGCGACGCCGTCGACTGGCGGCGCCTGGACATCTGGTGGGGCGACGAGCGGTTCGTGCCCGCCGGCGACAAGGAGCGCAACGAGACCGGGGCCCGCGACGCCCTGCTCGACCACGTGGACGTGGACCCGGAGCGGGTGCACGTCATGCGCGGCCCCGACTCGGGCATGACGGCCGAGGAGTCCGCCGACGCCTACGCCGCCGAACTCCGGGCCGCCGCCCGTCCCGAGGACCACGGCCCGGTGCCGAACTTCGACGTGATGCTGCTCGGCATGGGCCCCGACGCCCACGTGGCCTCGCTGTTCCCCGGCATGCCGGCCCTGTACGACACCCGCCCGGTGGTGGCCGTCCACGGCTCCCCCAAACCGCCGCCCACCCGCATCTCCCTGACGCTGCCCGCCATCCAAGCGGCACGCGAGGTGTGGGTGGTGGCGGCCGGCGAGGAGAAGTCCGGCGCCGTCCGCCTGGCCCTGTCCCATTCGGGTCCTGTCCAGGTGCCCGCCGCCGGCGCGCGCGGACGCGGGCGGACGTTGTTCCTGCTGGACCGGGCCGCGGCGGGGAAGATCCCGCCGGGGTTGGGGCGGCTGTCGTCGCCTTGA
- a CDS encoding PrsW family intramembrane metalloprotease: MASRDPRWVLKDRPSFALITGLVLTGICALVSFSFDVLNGEPVQFFIALTLALAPVPLLLAAVLALDRMEPEPRSNLIFAFAWGAGVAVLVAGVVNSLNLHYIMDTVKLSEDNARNIAATFGAPVVEETMKGLVLIGLLRFRRAELDGPTDGIIYASMVGLGFAMSENVSYYLAALNSELGVKGLAVTVVLRGILSPLAHPLFSSMIGVGVAYAAQRSGSERVFYILAGWSGAMVLHGLWNGLASYGGFPGLVVAYLTLLMVLIVLIGVVFQDRRRIVALIQRYLPPYEPTKLVNEADIYMLSAFSRRRQARQWAKAHGGKRGLRAMRDYQLAATELGLLHERAARHMVDEQTFHEEQRALLECMSTARADFPVPAVHAESVARGTPPPGYAPGAPG; the protein is encoded by the coding sequence ATGGCGTCCCGTGATCCACGCTGGGTGTTGAAGGACCGCCCCTCGTTCGCGTTGATCACAGGGCTGGTCCTCACCGGCATCTGCGCGCTGGTCTCCTTCTCGTTCGACGTGCTCAACGGCGAGCCGGTGCAGTTCTTCATCGCGCTCACGCTGGCGCTGGCGCCCGTGCCGCTGCTGCTGGCCGCCGTGCTGGCGCTGGACCGGATGGAGCCGGAGCCGCGCAGCAACCTGATCTTCGCCTTCGCGTGGGGCGCGGGCGTCGCGGTGCTGGTCGCGGGGGTGGTCAACTCGCTCAACCTGCACTACATCATGGACACCGTCAAGCTGTCGGAGGACAACGCCCGCAACATCGCGGCCACGTTCGGCGCTCCCGTGGTCGAGGAGACGATGAAGGGCCTGGTGCTGATCGGGCTGCTCAGGTTCCGCAGGGCCGAGCTGGACGGGCCGACGGACGGCATCATCTACGCCAGCATGGTCGGCCTCGGCTTCGCCATGAGCGAGAACGTCAGCTACTACCTCGCCGCGCTCAACTCCGAGTTGGGCGTCAAAGGGCTGGCGGTCACCGTGGTGCTGCGCGGGATCTTGTCGCCGCTGGCGCATCCGCTGTTCAGCTCCATGATCGGGGTCGGCGTCGCCTACGCCGCCCAGCGCAGCGGCTCCGAGCGGGTCTTCTACATCCTGGCCGGCTGGTCGGGCGCGATGGTCCTGCACGGCCTGTGGAACGGCCTGGCCTCCTACGGCGGCTTCCCCGGGCTCGTGGTGGCCTACCTGACGCTGCTCATGGTGCTGATCGTGCTCATCGGCGTGGTGTTCCAGGACCGGCGGCGCATCGTCGCGCTCATCCAGCGTTATCTCCCGCCGTACGAGCCGACCAAGCTCGTCAACGAGGCCGACATCTACATGTTGTCGGCGTTCTCCCGCCGCCGCCAGGCCAGGCAGTGGGCCAAGGCCCACGGCGGCAAGCGCGGGTTGCGCGCGATGCGCGACTACCAGCTGGCCGCCACCGAGCTGGGGCTGCTGCACGAGCGGGCGGCCCGCCACATGGTCGACGAGCAGACCTTCCACGAGGAGCAGCGGGCCCTGCTGGAGTGCATGAGCACCGCCAGGGCCGACTTCCCGGTGCCCGCGGTGCACGCCGAGTCGGTCGCTCGCGGCACCCCGCCGCCCGGCTACGCCCCCGGCGCGCCCGGCTGA
- the zwf gene encoding glucose-6-phosphate dehydrogenase, whose product MTEPGAPAEEAVTAAAAVAGTATTEDVVAANPLRDPRDKRLPRVAGPCVMVLFGVTGDLAKRKLLPAIYDLGNRGLLPPGFSLVGFARRDWKDQDFAQLTHDAVKAHARTPFREEVWKQLLEGIHFVPGEFSDDGAFDALAMALAEIDQTRGTGGNYAFYLSVPPKFFPLVVEQLKRTGLADAPEGSWRRVVIEKPFGHNLQSAHELNEITTSAFPESSIFRIDHYLGKETVQNIMALRFANNLYEPIWNRSFVDHVQITMAEDIGIGGRAGYYDGIGAARDVIQNHLLQLLALVAMEDPTSFEAQALRREKEKVLKAVRLPSNLGLNTARGQYSAGWQGGEKVVGYLQEEGISAESTTETYAAIKLEIANRRWAGVPFYLRTGKRLGRRVTEVAVVFQRAPHLPFSKDDTEILGQNALVVRVQPDEGITVRFGSKVPGTAMEVRDVSMDFAYGESFLESSPEAYERLLLDVMIGDPPLFPHQREVELSWTILDPIEEFWASQGQPEPYESGSWGPPSADAMMARDGRVWRRL is encoded by the coding sequence ATGACAGAGCCTGGAGCACCCGCGGAGGAAGCCGTCACCGCGGCGGCCGCCGTCGCGGGCACCGCCACGACGGAGGATGTGGTCGCCGCCAACCCGCTGCGGGACCCGCGCGACAAGCGCCTGCCCCGGGTGGCGGGACCCTGCGTGATGGTGTTGTTCGGCGTGACCGGTGACCTGGCCAAGCGCAAGCTGCTGCCGGCCATCTACGACCTGGGGAACCGCGGGCTGCTGCCGCCGGGGTTCTCGCTGGTCGGTTTCGCCCGCCGGGATTGGAAGGACCAGGATTTCGCCCAGCTGACGCACGACGCGGTCAAGGCGCACGCCAGGACGCCGTTCCGTGAGGAGGTCTGGAAGCAGCTGCTCGAAGGCATCCATTTCGTGCCGGGCGAGTTCTCCGACGACGGAGCGTTCGACGCGCTGGCCATGGCATTGGCGGAGATCGACCAGACGCGCGGCACGGGCGGAAACTACGCGTTCTACCTGTCGGTGCCGCCGAAGTTCTTCCCGTTGGTGGTGGAGCAGCTCAAGCGGACCGGCCTCGCCGACGCGCCCGAGGGATCGTGGCGGCGGGTGGTCATCGAGAAGCCGTTCGGGCACAACCTGCAGTCGGCCCACGAGCTCAACGAGATCACCACGTCGGCCTTCCCGGAGAGCTCGATCTTCCGGATCGACCACTACCTGGGCAAGGAGACCGTCCAGAACATCATGGCGCTGAGGTTCGCCAACAACCTCTATGAGCCGATCTGGAACCGCAGCTTCGTCGACCACGTGCAGATCACGATGGCCGAGGACATCGGCATCGGCGGGCGGGCCGGCTACTACGACGGCATCGGCGCGGCCCGCGACGTGATCCAGAACCACCTGCTCCAGCTCCTCGCTCTGGTCGCAATGGAGGACCCGACCTCGTTCGAGGCCCAGGCGCTGCGCCGGGAGAAGGAGAAGGTGCTCAAGGCCGTGCGCCTGCCCTCCAACCTGGGGCTCAACACGGCGCGCGGGCAATACTCGGCGGGCTGGCAGGGCGGCGAGAAGGTCGTCGGCTACCTGCAGGAGGAGGGCATCTCGGCCGAGTCCACCACCGAGACGTACGCCGCCATCAAGCTGGAGATCGCCAACCGGCGGTGGGCGGGGGTGCCGTTCTACCTGCGTACCGGCAAACGGCTGGGCCGCCGGGTGACGGAGGTCGCGGTGGTGTTCCAGCGCGCGCCGCACCTGCCCTTCAGCAAGGACGACACCGAGATCCTCGGCCAGAACGCGCTCGTGGTCCGCGTCCAGCCGGACGAGGGCATCACGGTGCGTTTCGGCTCGAAGGTGCCAGGAACGGCCATGGAAGTGCGCGACGTCTCCATGGACTTCGCCTACGGCGAGTCGTTCCTGGAGTCGTCGCCGGAGGCGTACGAGCGGCTCCTGCTGGACGTGATGATCGGCGACCCGCCGTTGTTCCCGCACCAGCGGGAGGTGGAGCTGTCCTGGACGATCCTCGACCCGATCGAGGAGTTCTGGGCCAGCCAGGGCCAGCCCGAGCCCTACGAATCGGGCTCGTGGGGCCCGCCGTCGGCGGACGCGATGATGGCGCGTGACGGCCGCGTGTGGAGGAGACTCTAG